From the Actinomadura luzonensis genome, the window GGAGAAGCCGTGGTACGGCTCGGCCTTCTCGCCCTCGGCGGCCCGGGAGTAGCCGGTGGAGACCGGGTCGATGAAGACCAGGTCGCTGACCGCGAGCAGGCTCTCCTCGTTGTCCGCCAGCCCGTACGGCGGCGGCAGCAGCGCCCCCGCGTCGCCCATGACCACCCGGCGCGGCCCGAGCACGCCGAGGTGCAGCCACACGCTGGAGGAGCCGGGCCCGCCGTTGAAGGCGAAGGTGACGGGCCGGCGCTGCGGGTCGGCGCCGTCCAGCGTGTACGCCGTGACGAACACCTCGGCCTTCGGCCGCAGCCCGTCGAACCGGCCTTCGGTGAACACCTCCTCGCGCAGCACCATCGTGCCGGTCACGGCGGTGTAGGACTGGCCGGACGGCAGCGCGTGGGAGGTGGTCACCAGGTTGTCAGCGGGCGGAGCAGGCTGTGAAGTTTCCGACATGTCGCCCAATTATGGGGTGGCGGCCTCCGGGTCGGCGAAACGCTCGTTCGGGACGGTGGCGTACCAGCCGGGCCGGCCAGGATCGCGGTCGTAGGGATAGCCGCCCAGCTCGCGGTACAGCTCGGCGTAGCGCGCCACCTGCTCCCGGTCCAGCCGCACGCCGAGCCCGGGCCCCGACGGCACCGCGATGGCCCCGTCCGAGTAGGCCAGCTTGCCGCCCTCGATCACGTCGTCGCGGAGCTGGTGGTAGTGGGCGTCGGCGGCGTAGGTGAGGTTCGGCAGCACCGCGCCGAGGTGCAGCATGGTCGCGAGCTGGACGCCCAGCTCCCCCGAGGAGTGCACGGCCACGCCGAGCTGGAACGTCTCGCACACCCCCGCCGCCTTCACGCACGGCCGGATGCCGCCCCAGAACGTGGTGTCCAGCAGCACCACGTCGGCGGCCCTGCGCAGCACGTTGGAGGCGAGCTGCTCGAAGTTGACGACGACGGTGTTGGTCGCCAGCGGCACCCGGACCTGCTCCCGAACGGCCCGCAGCCCCTCCAGACCCCAGACCGGGTCCTCCAGGTAGTCGTTGTTCAGCCCCTCGATGGCCTTGCCGAACCGCAGCCCCTCGGCCACCGACAACACCGCGTTCGGGTCGTAGCGCAGCCGGTCTCCGGGGAACGCCTCGGCCAGCGCCCGGTAGCACTCCAGCTCGTAGTCCGGCGGGAAGACGCCGCCCTTGAGCTTGTGGACGGTGAAGCCGTGGGCCTCCTTGAGCGCCCGGGTGTGCCCGACGAGCTGGTCGGGGGTGCGGATCTCGGCCTGGCCCTCGTCGGCGTACCGGAAGAACAGGTACGACGCGAACGGCACCGCGTCGCGCACCCGCCCGCCGAGCAGGTCGCAGACCGCCACCCCGAGATGCTGCCCGATGAGGTCGAGGCAGGCGAACTCGATCGCGGCGAGGAGCTGGGTGCGGTTGTTGTAGAGCGAGGCCGTCGGATTGGCGATCTTGAAGCGCAGGGCCTCCAGCTGGAAGGGGTCGTGGTCGCGCAGGTACGGCAGCAGCGCGCGGAAGGCCGCCTCCGCGCTCTCCCCGCCGCCGCCCATCTCGCCCAGGCCGACGAGCCCGTTGTCGGCCTCGACCTCGACGATCGTGCGGACGAAGCGCCCCCAGTGGGCGCCGTTGCTGTGCCGCAGCGGCGCCTCCAGGGGCACGGCGACCGTGGTGGCCCGGACGTCGACGATCTTCACTGACGCGTCCTCCCGATGATGGCGACCCCGCACGCGGGCAGCCGTACCGTCGTGGTCTCGTTCCCCGCGCGCACCGTCGCCTCGACCGGCTCGGCGGCCAGCGACTGGAGCCGGACGCCGTCCTGCCCGATCGAGGTGATCAGCACGTCGGGATGATCCACCGAGGCGTAGCTCTCCTCGGCCGGGGCGCCGCCGGTCACCAGCGCGCCGACGAACGCGTCGGTGAGCCCGGACGCCGCCGCCGCGCCCAGCCGGCGCGCGGGGACGCCGGCCGCCGAGGCGACCGCGTACCGGAACGTGGTCTCGCCCTGCTGCTGCGCGGGGAAGTTGGTGTCCCAGATGTTGTTGAGCGCCCAGGAGTAGACCGTCCCGTCCTCCTGGTCCAGCGTGGGCGGGAACGGCGCGTACGGCATGTGGATGGTGCCGAGCTGCACCAGCGGCGCCTCCATCGTGGCCCAGGCGATGCTCAGCTCGGGGTCCTCGAAGGCGATCCAGTGCCTGATGGGCAGCATGTACGCGGCCGAGCCCGGCACGCGCGGCACGTCGGGACCGCCCACGCCGCCGGTCAGCTCCCAGGCGGCGGGCGCCCCGGCGGCGAACGGGAAGGCCAGGAACACCGCCTCCTTCGCCGGGGTGCCCTGCTTGGCGAGCTGGTAGGTCAGGTCGAGGCGGGGCACGCCGTAGTGCAGCTCGATCGTGGTGCGGATCCAGTCGACGCCCTTGCCGCGCAGCTCGACGACCAGCCGCTCGCCGACCGCCGTGCGCCGGCACTCGGTCAGCGTGGCGTGCCGGCCGATGGCCCGGTCGCCGAGCAGGGTGCGGTCGTGCGCGCCGACGTGCCCGGACAGGTGGTTGAAGTGCGGGGCGGTCGCGTACCGGTCGTAGACGTACTGGCCGAAGCCGGCCGCCGCGTCGCCGTTGACCAGCTCGCGGCCGGCCCGCTTGTCGAAGACCGAGCTGATGTAGCCCTCGCGCAGGTCGTAGGCCACCCGGTAGAACTCGTTCTCGATGACGGTGTCCTCGGCGGGCTCCACCGGCTCCTGGGCCTGCGCCCCGGCGCGCACCACGTCCAGCCGGACGTGGCCGAACCCCGGCACGTCCCTGACCACCGCGTGGATGTGCCGCCCGATCGGCCGGGTCGGCCAGTCGTCGGGGTCCACGAACTCCTCGTGGTGCGGCACGGTCTCACCGGTCCTGGCGTCCACCAGCGCGATCGGCACGTCCACGCCGACCACGTCGCGGGGCAGGAACGCGCGCACCACGTCGGTGCGGGTCGCGGTGCCCGGGTTGAACACCGCGAACGCCGCCTCCTGCCCCGGCTCCGACAGGGCCGCCGCGAACCGG encodes:
- a CDS encoding enolase C-terminal domain-like protein, whose product is MKIVDVRATTVAVPLEAPLRHSNGAHWGRFVRTIVEVEADNGLVGLGEMGGGGESAEAAFRALLPYLRDHDPFQLEALRFKIANPTASLYNNRTQLLAAIEFACLDLIGQHLGVAVCDLLGGRVRDAVPFASYLFFRYADEGQAEIRTPDQLVGHTRALKEAHGFTVHKLKGGVFPPDYELECYRALAEAFPGDRLRYDPNAVLSVAEGLRFGKAIEGLNNDYLEDPVWGLEGLRAVREQVRVPLATNTVVVNFEQLASNVLRRAADVVLLDTTFWGGIRPCVKAAGVCETFQLGVAVHSSGELGVQLATMLHLGAVLPNLTYAADAHYHQLRDDVIEGGKLAYSDGAIAVPSGPGLGVRLDREQVARYAELYRELGGYPYDRDPGRPGWYATVPNERFADPEAATP